From the genome of Methylocystis echinoides:
GCCGAGCGGGCGGGGATGGCCTTCGGTCGTGTCCTTCGCCGTTTGATGCTCCATCTCGGCGTTGAGCTCCGCGCCGATGAGCAGCACGATCGACGACACCCACATCCACAGCATGAAGCCGATTGCGGCCCCGAGCGAGCCATAGGTCTCGTTGAACTTGCCGATATTGGCGGCATACCAGGAGAACAGAAGCGAAGCGGCGAGCCAGACGATGGCGGCGAAGGCGCCGCCCCAACTGACCCAGCGCCATTTGGGCTCGTCGCGGCTCGGCCCGAAACGATAGACGAGCGAGATGGCGAGCGCGACGAGGACAAGCAGAATCGGCCAGCGCAGCAGGGCGATCGCCGTCTCCGCTTCGGGCGGCAGACGCAGCGCCTGAAGCGCCGGCGGCGCGGCGACCACGAGGGCGAGCGACATCGCGATCATCGCCATGCCGCCCAGCGTGAAGGCGAGCGTCACCGCGTTGAGCCTGAAGAAGCCGCGCTTTTCGCGTTCCTGATAGACGACGTTGAGCGCGTCGAAGATTGCTTTCATGCCGGCGTTGGCGCTCCACAGCGACACGAGCAGGCCGATGATCGAGGCGGCGCCGAGACGGGCGGAGCCCTGCGCCGAGACGCGTTGGATCTGGTCGCTGACGATCGAGAGGCCCTCGGCCGGAAGCACGCCTGAAAGCGCGTTGATATGCCCCGCGATCGTCGCGGGATCGGCGACGAGCCCGTAAAGCGCGACAAAGGCGGCGATCGCCGGAAAGATTGCGAGCAGCGCATAGAAGGTCACGCCTGCGGCGATGGCGAGAACGCGGTGCTCGGCGATATTGTTGTAGACCCGTCCGAGCACATCCATCCAGCCGGACGCGGGGATCTCGGCCGGCGTGGACGCGTCTCTTCCGCGACCCGCCGCCCCCCGGCCCGATGAAGAAGCCTGATCCATCGCCATGTGCGAAACCTCCGCAGCGCGCGGCGTCCACCGCGCTGTCACGGAAGAACTGCGTCAGGGAATGTGCGTTCCGCACGGACGCGCGATTAGAATTCGACCTCGAGCTCCTCGATCTCTTCCTTTTCGGCAAGCGCCTGGGCGACCCATTCCTGCATTGCGGGCCAGGCGAAGATGCGGTCGCAATAGGCTTGCGCAACCGGGTCGAGCGGCACGTCATAGGTGCGAAAACGCG
Proteins encoded in this window:
- a CDS encoding YihY/virulence factor BrkB family protein gives rise to the protein MAMDQASSSGRGAAGRGRDASTPAEIPASGWMDVLGRVYNNIAEHRVLAIAAGVTFYALLAIFPAIAAFVALYGLVADPATIAGHINALSGVLPAEGLSIVSDQIQRVSAQGSARLGAASIIGLLVSLWSANAGMKAIFDALNVVYQEREKRGFFRLNAVTLAFTLGGMAMIAMSLALVVAAPPALQALRLPPEAETAIALLRWPILLVLVALAISLVYRFGPSRDEPKWRWVSWGGAFAAIVWLAASLLFSWYAANIGKFNETYGSLGAAIGFMLWMWVSSIVLLIGAELNAEMEHQTAKDTTEGHPRPLGERGAVMADTVGRPSS